A single genomic interval of Agromyces cerinus harbors:
- a CDS encoding epimerase codes for MTRVVIAGASGFIGRHLVARYRAAGIEVRTIGRGASADAAWGDPAAIAGLVDGCDVLVNLAGKSVNCRYTPRNRAEIVRSRVETTAALRSAVESAAVPPRVWFNSSTATIYRHAEDRPMTERDGELGSGFSVEVAKAWEREFFAGALPATRRIALRIAIVLGDGSVMRPLARLARFGLGGPQLDGRWPATRARRAAGTHHEFTARSGRQRFSWVHIDDVAGIIDFLAERPDLDGVVNVSAPNPTDNRTLMRTIRRLLGVPFGIPAWRWMLEPGSAVIRTETELVLKSRWVVPERLLDAGYEFAYPDLEPALRSILKPETKRSAAGRVPTPRD; via the coding sequence ATGACGCGCGTGGTCATCGCCGGGGCATCCGGCTTCATCGGGCGTCACCTCGTCGCGAGGTATCGCGCGGCCGGCATCGAGGTGCGCACGATCGGTCGCGGTGCGTCGGCGGATGCCGCGTGGGGCGACCCGGCGGCGATCGCCGGCCTCGTCGACGGATGCGACGTGCTCGTGAACCTCGCAGGCAAGAGCGTCAACTGCCGGTACACCCCGCGCAATCGCGCCGAGATCGTGCGTTCGCGGGTGGAGACGACCGCAGCGCTGCGTTCGGCCGTCGAGTCGGCCGCCGTGCCGCCGCGGGTCTGGTTCAACTCCTCGACGGCCACGATCTACCGACATGCCGAAGACCGCCCGATGACCGAGCGCGACGGCGAGCTCGGGAGCGGATTCTCGGTCGAGGTCGCGAAGGCCTGGGAGCGGGAGTTCTTCGCCGGCGCGCTGCCGGCGACGCGGCGGATCGCCCTCCGCATCGCGATCGTGCTTGGTGACGGCAGTGTGATGCGGCCGCTCGCGCGGCTCGCGCGATTCGGACTCGGCGGGCCGCAGCTCGACGGACGGTGGCCGGCGACGCGCGCCCGCCGGGCCGCGGGCACACACCACGAGTTCACGGCGCGAAGCGGCCGACAGCGTTTCAGCTGGGTGCACATCGACGATGTCGCGGGCATCATCGACTTCCTCGCGGAGCGGCCCGATCTCGACGGCGTCGTGAACGTCAGCGCCCCGAACCCCACCGACAACCGCACGCTGATGCGCACCATCCGCCGACTCCTCGGCGTGCCGTTCGGCATTCCGGCATGGCGGTGGATGCTCGAGCCCGGATCCGCGGTGATCCGCACCGAGACCGAGCTGGTGCTGAAGAGCCGATGGGTCGTTCCCGAGCGCCTCCTCGATGCGGGATACGAGTTCGCGTATCCCGATCTCGAGCCGGCGCTCCGCAGCATCCTGAAGCCTGAAACGAAGCGCTCCGCGGCGGGTCGAGTGCCGACGCCGCGGGACTGA
- the coaE gene encoding dephospho-CoA kinase, with amino-acid sequence MYLIGLTGGIASGKSTVARRLYEHGAVHIDADQLARRVVEPGTPALAAIVEEFGADVLHRDGTLDRAKLGERVFGDAEQLAKLNAIVHPAVRELSSRLFAKAEQEDPDAVVVYDVPLLVEASVDHPFDLIVVTNAPRRAQVERLVENRGLERGQAEARVDAQVDNTARLAIADVVIDTDGSLGHTMSQTDELWHRIVEERRARA; translated from the coding sequence GTGTATCTGATCGGTCTCACGGGCGGCATCGCCTCAGGCAAGTCCACGGTCGCGCGTCGACTCTACGAACACGGCGCCGTGCACATCGACGCCGACCAGCTCGCCCGTCGCGTGGTGGAGCCCGGAACGCCCGCGCTGGCCGCGATCGTCGAGGAGTTCGGCGCCGACGTGCTGCACCGCGACGGCACGCTCGACCGTGCGAAGCTCGGTGAGCGCGTCTTCGGCGATGCCGAGCAGCTCGCGAAGCTCAACGCGATCGTGCATCCCGCGGTGCGAGAGCTCTCGAGCCGCCTGTTCGCGAAGGCCGAGCAGGAGGACCCCGATGCTGTCGTCGTCTACGACGTGCCGCTGCTCGTCGAGGCCTCCGTCGATCACCCGTTCGACCTGATCGTCGTGACCAACGCCCCTCGACGCGCCCAGGTCGAGCGTCTCGTCGAGAACCGCGGGCTCGAGCGAGGGCAGGCCGAGGCGCGCGTCGACGCCCAGGTCGACAACACGGCTCGCCTTGCGATCGCCGACGTCGTGATCGACACGGATGGGTCGCTGGGTCACACCATGAGCCAGACCGACGAGCTGTGGCACCGCATCGTCGAAGAGCGTCGCGCTCGCGCCTGA
- the rpsA gene encoding 30S ribosomal protein S1 has protein sequence MTTATTKAPKQVAINDIGSADDFLAAVEKTLKFFNDGDLIEGTVVKIDRDEVLLDVGYKTEGVIPSRELSIKHDVDPSEVVGVGDTVEALVLQKEDKEGRLILSKKRAQYERAWGDVEKIKEADGVVTGSVIEVVKGGLIVDIGLRGFLPASLIELRRVRDLTPYLGQEIEAKILELDKNRNNVVLSRRALLEQTQSESRSTFLANLHPGQIRKGVISSIVNFGAFVDLGGVDGLVHVSELSWKHIEHASEVVEVGQEVTVEVLSVELDRERVSLSLKATQEDPWQVFARTHAIGQVAPGKVTKLVPFGAFVRVADGIEGLVHISELSGKHVELAEQVVSVGEEVFVKVIDIDLERRRISLSLKQANEGVDPEGTEFDPALYGMLTEYDEQGNYKYPEGFDPETNEWREGFEAQREKWEQDYAAAQARWEAHKKQVAAANAAAVADDSFTSSAASFSSDSAGAGTLADDASLAALREKLSSNN, from the coding sequence ATGACAACCGCAACGACCAAGGCGCCCAAGCAGGTCGCGATCAACGACATCGGATCTGCTGACGATTTCCTCGCCGCGGTCGAGAAGACTTTGAAGTTCTTCAACGACGGCGACCTCATCGAGGGTACCGTCGTGAAGATCGACCGCGACGAGGTTCTCCTCGACGTCGGCTACAAGACCGAGGGTGTCATCCCCTCGCGTGAGCTTTCGATCAAGCACGATGTCGACCCCAGCGAGGTCGTCGGCGTCGGCGACACCGTCGAGGCCCTCGTCCTCCAGAAGGAAGACAAAGAAGGCCGCCTCATCCTGTCGAAGAAGCGCGCTCAGTACGAGCGTGCATGGGGCGACGTGGAGAAGATCAAGGAAGCCGACGGCGTCGTGACCGGTTCGGTCATCGAGGTCGTCAAGGGCGGCCTGATCGTCGACATCGGCCTCCGCGGCTTCCTCCCGGCGTCGCTCATCGAGCTCCGCCGCGTGCGCGACCTCACGCCGTACCTCGGCCAGGAGATCGAGGCGAAGATCCTCGAGCTCGACAAGAACCGCAACAACGTCGTGCTCTCGCGCCGCGCGCTCCTCGAGCAGACGCAGTCCGAGTCGCGTTCGACGTTCCTCGCGAACCTCCACCCGGGACAGATCCGCAAGGGTGTCATCTCGTCGATCGTCAACTTCGGTGCGTTCGTCGACCTGGGCGGCGTCGACGGTCTCGTCCACGTCTCCGAGCTCTCGTGGAAGCACATCGAGCACGCCAGCGAGGTCGTCGAGGTCGGTCAGGAAGTCACCGTCGAGGTGCTCTCCGTCGAGCTCGACCGCGAGCGCGTCTCGCTGTCGCTCAAGGCGACGCAGGAGGACCCGTGGCAGGTCTTCGCCCGTACCCACGCGATCGGTCAGGTCGCTCCGGGTAAGGTCACGAAGCTCGTTCCGTTCGGTGCGTTCGTTCGCGTCGCAGACGGCATCGAGGGCCTCGTCCACATCTCCGAGCTGTCGGGCAAGCACGTCGAGCTCGCAGAGCAGGTCGTGTCGGTCGGCGAAGAGGTCTTCGTCAAGGTCATCGACATCGACCTCGAGCGTCGCCGCATCTCGCTCTCGCTGAAGCAGGCGAACGAGGGCGTCGACCCCGAGGGCACCGAGTTCGACCCGGCGCTCTACGGCATGCTCACCGAGTACGACGAGCAGGGCAACTACAAGTACCCCGAGGGCTTCGACCCCGAGACCAACGAGTGGCGCGAGGGCTTCGAGGCCCAGCGCGAGAAGTGGGAGCAGGACTACGCTGCAGCCCAGGCTCGCTGGGAGGCTCACAAGAAGCAGGTCGCCGCGGCGAACGCTGCTGCTGTGGCCGACGACTCGTTCACCTCGAGCGCTGCATCGTTCTCGAGCGACTCGGCCGGCGCGGGCACCCTCGCCGACGACGCGTCGCTCGCGGCGCTGCGCGAGAAGCTCTCGAGCAACAACTAG
- a CDS encoding DUF4166 domain-containing protein produces the protein MSTQQPQQGAGSAPSTDAAPPLSPYAQALGGAVSELHPGLQCYFSEVPDGAVGRGRGTFEVVGTPRRWLWPLLSVLGRWGVLFPVHEVEVPFAVENRRSSTGVLHAVRRFEFRSGSREMTDAVHFRNGRVIDVLGVGGRLRVAFDATVREGALVLSSTSVGLRAGRVRLRIPTAVAPRARVVERFDGVTGRQSVRFTLDAPLLGRIYEYAGSFVYEIEQETPA, from the coding sequence GTGTCGACGCAGCAGCCGCAGCAGGGCGCAGGGTCAGCACCGTCGACGGATGCCGCGCCGCCGCTCTCGCCGTACGCGCAGGCGCTCGGCGGGGCCGTCTCCGAGCTCCATCCGGGGTTGCAGTGCTACTTCTCGGAGGTGCCCGACGGCGCGGTCGGGCGTGGACGCGGCACGTTCGAGGTCGTCGGCACCCCGCGCCGATGGCTCTGGCCGCTGCTCTCGGTGCTGGGCCGGTGGGGCGTCCTGTTCCCCGTGCACGAGGTCGAGGTGCCGTTCGCGGTGGAGAACCGGCGGTCGTCGACGGGCGTCCTCCATGCCGTGCGCCGGTTCGAGTTCCGTTCCGGTTCGCGCGAGATGACCGACGCGGTGCACTTCCGGAACGGTCGCGTGATCGATGTGCTCGGCGTCGGTGGGCGGTTGCGCGTGGCATTCGATGCGACCGTGCGAGAGGGGGCGCTCGTGCTCAGCTCGACGTCGGTCGGGCTTCGAGCCGGCCGGGTGCGGCTGCGGATCCCGACCGCCGTGGCGCCGCGAGCGCGGGTGGTGGAGCGGTTCGACGGGGTGACCGGCCGGCAGAGCGTGCGGTTCACGCTCGATGCGCCGCTGCTCGGGCGGATCTATGAGTACGCGGGTTCCTTCGTCTACGAGATCGAACAGGAGACGCCGGCATGA
- a CDS encoding DUF4126 domain-containing protein — protein MLELLTGTGLALAAGLNAWIPLVAIGALDRFTGLIELPPQWAWLSNEWVLLILVVLLIVEFVADKVPGLDSMNDIVQTFVRPTAGGLAFGSGVSATTTAVTDPEAFVTSQQWVPIAIGVGLALLVHLAKAMARPVVNAATAGIGAPVASAAEDAGSFALAFAAILAPVLVVLGIVLIAALVIIAVRRRRRARSARHPSTAP, from the coding sequence ATGCTCGAACTGCTCACGGGAACCGGACTCGCCCTCGCAGCCGGCCTGAACGCCTGGATCCCGCTCGTCGCGATCGGCGCACTCGACCGGTTCACCGGGCTCATCGAGCTGCCGCCGCAGTGGGCGTGGCTGTCGAACGAGTGGGTGCTGCTCATCCTCGTCGTGCTGCTCATCGTCGAGTTCGTCGCCGACAAGGTGCCGGGCCTCGACTCGATGAACGACATCGTGCAGACGTTCGTGCGACCCACTGCCGGCGGCCTCGCGTTCGGCTCGGGGGTCAGCGCGACGACGACGGCGGTCACCGATCCCGAGGCGTTCGTCACCTCGCAGCAGTGGGTGCCCATCGCGATCGGCGTGGGACTCGCCCTGCTCGTGCATCTCGCGAAGGCCATGGCCCGTCCGGTCGTCAATGCCGCCACGGCGGGCATCGGCGCGCCGGTCGCGAGCGCAGCCGAGGATGCCGGCTCCTTCGCACTGGCCTTCGCGGCGATCCTCGCCCCGGTGCTCGTCGTGCTCGGCATCGTGTTGATCGCCGCGCTCGTGATCATCGCCGTGCGCCGCCGCCGCAGGGCGCGGAGCGCGCGACATCCGTCGACTGCCCCGTGA
- the polA gene encoding DNA polymerase I, whose product MSDAEKPTLLVVDGHSLAFRAFYALPVDSFTTRDGQHTNAIHGFLSMLLLLLQNEKPTHIAVAFDISRASFRTREYPEYKGTRGETPVEFKGQVPLLQDALKAMGVRTLEKEDYEADDILATLAARGRAEGYRVLLVSGDRDTIQLVNDDVTLLYPNTQGVSQLKRYDTDAVVERYGIRPEQYPDVAALVGESSDNLIGITKVGEKTAVKWLGLYGSLDGILEHAEEIKGVVGQNLRDEKENAIRNRRLNRLVTDVELDVAIDELEAKPIDIEAVQPLFERLEFRTLFERMKKIVAGNGNGNGNGAAATPTAPAAPAADAPAAPAAPSPRRLLDEELAAWIERAVVAEPAGLGLSIEVLDGTVIGAGIATATESVHLPWQQGRTDYAPFEAWLASDAPKIMTDAKPQLKALMRSGLAFDGLVVDTLVAGWLVRPILAEKTLADLVERYLGETVPQADPAQLVPEEGADAGAPEYAWYSLRVAPVVLRALPESSRQLLADVEMPLVPVLAAMEVRGVTVDHDELSSLSTELGARAAGLAEAAFTEIGREVNLGSPKQLQEVLFDQLGMPKTRATKTGYTTDASALADLQESNPHPFLGYLLEHRDATKLRQIVESLDKSIAADGRIHTSYGQIGAATGRMSSNDPNLQNIPIRTEDGRRIRKAFRHGPEYTELLTADYSQIEMRIMAHLSGDPGLIEAFNAGEDLHRFVGARVFGVDPADVTPVMRTKVKAMSYGLAYGLSAFGLSKQLRIDRAEATQLMKEYFERFGAVRDYLRMVVEQAKIDGYTETIFGRRRPFPDLNSPNRVLRENAERAALNSPIQGSAADIIKIAMSRVENDLAAQGMASRMLLTVHDELIFEVAAGESETLETLVRDRMASAAELLVPLDVQIGRGANWEDAAH is encoded by the coding sequence GTGTCGGACGCAGAAAAGCCTACCCTCCTCGTCGTCGACGGCCATTCGTTGGCCTTCCGGGCCTTCTACGCCCTCCCAGTCGACAGTTTCACCACCCGCGACGGTCAGCACACGAACGCCATCCACGGCTTCCTGTCGATGCTGCTCCTGCTGCTGCAGAACGAGAAGCCGACGCACATCGCCGTCGCCTTCGACATCTCGCGCGCGTCGTTCCGCACGCGGGAGTACCCCGAGTACAAGGGCACCCGCGGTGAGACCCCGGTCGAGTTCAAGGGGCAGGTGCCGCTGCTGCAAGACGCCCTGAAGGCGATGGGCGTGCGCACCCTCGAGAAAGAGGATTACGAGGCCGACGACATCCTCGCGACGCTCGCCGCTCGCGGGCGTGCGGAGGGCTACCGGGTGCTCCTCGTCTCGGGCGACCGCGACACCATCCAGCTCGTCAACGACGACGTCACGCTGCTCTACCCGAACACCCAGGGCGTCTCGCAGCTGAAGCGCTACGACACCGACGCGGTCGTCGAGCGGTACGGTATCCGGCCCGAGCAGTACCCCGACGTCGCCGCGCTCGTGGGCGAGTCGAGCGACAACCTCATCGGCATCACGAAGGTCGGCGAGAAGACCGCCGTCAAGTGGCTCGGCCTCTACGGCTCCCTCGACGGCATCCTCGAGCACGCCGAGGAGATCAAGGGCGTCGTCGGGCAGAACCTGCGCGACGAGAAAGAGAACGCCATCCGCAACCGCCGCCTCAACCGGCTCGTGACCGATGTCGAGCTCGACGTCGCGATCGACGAGCTCGAGGCCAAGCCGATCGACATCGAGGCGGTGCAGCCGCTCTTCGAACGGCTCGAGTTCCGCACGCTGTTCGAGCGCATGAAGAAGATCGTGGCCGGCAACGGCAACGGCAACGGCAACGGCGCTGCCGCGACCCCCACTGCGCCTGCGGCCCCGGCGGCGGATGCCCCTGCGGCCCCCGCCGCACCGAGCCCGCGCCGTCTGCTCGACGAGGAGCTCGCCGCCTGGATCGAGCGCGCCGTCGTCGCAGAGCCCGCGGGTCTCGGCCTCAGCATCGAGGTGCTCGACGGCACCGTGATCGGCGCCGGCATCGCGACGGCGACCGAGTCCGTGCACCTCCCGTGGCAGCAGGGTCGCACTGACTACGCGCCGTTCGAGGCGTGGCTCGCGAGCGACGCGCCGAAGATCATGACCGATGCGAAGCCCCAGCTGAAGGCGCTCATGCGCTCGGGCCTCGCGTTCGACGGGCTCGTCGTCGACACCCTCGTCGCCGGATGGCTCGTGCGGCCGATCCTCGCCGAGAAGACGCTCGCCGACCTCGTCGAGCGCTACCTCGGCGAGACCGTGCCGCAGGCCGACCCCGCCCAGCTCGTGCCCGAAGAGGGCGCCGACGCGGGCGCCCCCGAGTATGCGTGGTACTCGCTGCGGGTCGCGCCCGTCGTGCTCCGGGCCCTGCCCGAGAGCTCGCGACAGCTGCTCGCCGATGTCGAGATGCCGCTCGTGCCGGTGCTCGCGGCGATGGAGGTGCGCGGCGTCACCGTCGATCACGACGAGCTCTCCTCGCTCTCGACCGAACTCGGCGCCCGTGCCGCGGGCCTGGCAGAGGCCGCCTTCACCGAGATCGGGCGCGAGGTCAACCTGGGTTCCCCCAAGCAGCTCCAAGAGGTGCTCTTCGACCAGCTCGGCATGCCGAAGACGCGGGCGACGAAGACCGGCTACACGACCGATGCGAGTGCGCTGGCCGACCTGCAGGAATCGAACCCGCACCCGTTCCTCGGCTACCTGCTCGAACACCGCGACGCCACGAAGCTGCGTCAGATCGTCGAGTCCCTCGACAAGTCGATCGCCGCCGACGGCCGCATCCACACGAGCTACGGTCAGATCGGCGCCGCCACGGGCCGCATGTCGTCGAACGACCCGAACCTGCAGAACATCCCGATCCGCACCGAAGACGGCCGGCGCATCCGCAAGGCGTTCCGACACGGCCCCGAGTACACCGAGCTGCTCACGGCCGACTACTCGCAGATCGAGATGCGCATCATGGCGCACCTCTCGGGCGACCCCGGGCTCATCGAGGCGTTCAACGCCGGTGAAGACCTGCACCGCTTCGTCGGCGCACGCGTGTTCGGGGTCGACCCCGCCGACGTCACCCCCGTGATGCGCACGAAGGTGAAGGCCATGTCGTACGGCCTCGCCTACGGCCTCAGCGCCTTCGGTCTCTCGAAGCAGCTCCGCATCGATCGCGCCGAGGCGACGCAGCTCATGAAGGAGTACTTCGAGCGCTTCGGTGCGGTGCGCGACTACCTGCGCATGGTCGTCGAGCAGGCGAAGATCGACGGCTACACCGAGACGATCTTCGGTCGTCGCCGCCCCTTCCCCGACCTCAACAGCCCGAACCGGGTGCTTCGCGAGAACGCCGAGCGCGCCGCGCTGAACTCGCCGATCCAGGGCTCTGCGGCCGACATCATCAAGATCGCGATGTCCCGCGTCGAGAACGACCTCGCGGCACAGGGCATGGCGAGCCGCATGCTGCTCACCGTGCACGACGAGCTCATCTTCGAGGTGGCGGCGGGGGAGTCCGAGACGCTCGAGACGCTCGTGCGCGACCGCATGGCGAGTGCGGCCGAGCTGCTCGTGCCGCTCGACGTGCAGATCGGTCGCGGGGCCAACTGGGAGGACGCCGCGCACTGA
- a CDS encoding DUF885 domain-containing protein: protein MTSSERTPTDVDRIAEGWVDTLVELNPGVGTYIGRTTFDEQLADYSPEGHERSIAATREALAALRAATPVDDVDRITVADLGSELELELERHDARLHLRDLNVIASPAQDIREVFDLMPTDAPEEWDRIATRLEAVPGAIDGYIETLREGIARGTVPAARQVSEVAAQARRIARPDGFFGTFAGSAKAGDADLPASITSHLGVGAAAAAASYGRLAEFLESELHPVAGEHDGVGREIYALQSRHFLGAVIDLDETYEWGIEELARMVAEQESIANEILPGASVHEAIAFLDGDPSRKLHGTDALQRWMQETSDRAVAELAGTQFDIPAEIRTLECMIAPTQEGGIYYTGPSDDFSRPGRMWWSVPEGVTEFDTWRELTTVYHEGVPGHHLQIGQAVVNRGQLNTWRRQLAGTSGHAEGWALYAERLMQGLGYLDDPADRLGMLDGQRMRAARVVLDIGVHLGKQRPDGQGAWTGDYAFDFLGQNVNMNEGFVRFEVNRYLGWPGQAPSYKVGQRIWEQLRDEVARREGASFDIREFHRNALALGGVGLDTLRSALLG from the coding sequence ATGACTTCGAGTGAGCGCACCCCGACCGACGTCGATCGCATTGCAGAGGGGTGGGTCGACACACTCGTCGAATTGAACCCCGGCGTCGGCACCTACATCGGCCGCACGACGTTCGACGAGCAGCTCGCCGACTACTCGCCCGAGGGTCACGAGCGCTCCATCGCAGCCACGCGCGAGGCGCTCGCCGCCCTTCGTGCCGCGACGCCGGTCGACGACGTCGATCGCATCACCGTGGCCGATCTCGGCAGCGAGCTCGAGCTCGAACTCGAGCGCCACGACGCCCGACTCCACCTGCGCGACCTCAACGTGATCGCGAGCCCTGCACAAGACATCCGGGAGGTCTTCGACCTCATGCCGACCGATGCCCCTGAGGAGTGGGATCGCATCGCGACCCGTCTCGAGGCCGTCCCCGGCGCGATCGACGGCTACATCGAGACCCTGCGGGAGGGCATCGCCCGGGGCACCGTGCCCGCCGCTCGCCAGGTGAGCGAGGTCGCCGCGCAGGCGCGACGCATCGCCAGGCCCGACGGGTTCTTCGGCACGTTCGCCGGCTCGGCGAAGGCGGGCGATGCCGATCTCCCCGCCTCGATCACGAGCCACCTCGGCGTCGGGGCGGCCGCGGCCGCCGCGTCGTACGGTCGGCTCGCCGAGTTCCTCGAGTCGGAGTTGCACCCGGTCGCCGGCGAGCACGACGGTGTCGGCCGTGAGATCTACGCGCTGCAGTCGCGCCACTTCCTCGGGGCCGTGATCGACCTCGACGAGACCTACGAGTGGGGCATCGAAGAGCTCGCCCGCATGGTCGCCGAGCAGGAGTCGATCGCGAACGAGATCCTGCCCGGGGCATCCGTGCACGAGGCGATCGCGTTCCTCGACGGAGACCCGTCGCGAAAGCTCCACGGCACCGACGCGCTGCAGCGCTGGATGCAGGAGACGAGCGACCGTGCCGTCGCCGAACTCGCCGGCACGCAGTTCGACATCCCCGCCGAGATCCGCACGCTCGAGTGCATGATCGCGCCGACGCAGGAGGGCGGCATCTACTACACCGGTCCGAGCGACGACTTCTCGCGCCCGGGTCGCATGTGGTGGTCGGTGCCCGAGGGCGTCACCGAGTTCGACACCTGGCGCGAGCTCACGACGGTGTACCACGAGGGTGTTCCCGGTCACCACCTGCAGATCGGCCAGGCCGTCGTGAACCGTGGACAGCTGAACACCTGGCGTCGACAGCTCGCCGGCACCTCCGGCCATGCCGAGGGCTGGGCGCTCTACGCCGAGCGGCTCATGCAGGGCCTCGGCTACCTCGACGACCCGGCCGACCGGCTCGGCATGCTCGACGGCCAGCGCATGCGCGCCGCGCGCGTCGTCCTCGACATCGGCGTGCACCTCGGCAAGCAGCGGCCCGACGGGCAGGGTGCCTGGACCGGCGACTACGCCTTCGACTTCCTCGGGCAGAACGTCAACATGAACGAGGGCTTCGTGCGCTTCGAGGTGAACCGGTACCTCGGCTGGCCGGGCCAGGCGCCGTCGTACAAGGTCGGCCAGCGCATCTGGGAGCAGCTGCGCGACGAGGTCGCCCGCCGCGAGGGCGCGTCGTTCGACATCCGCGAGTTCCACCGCAACGCGCTCGCGCTCGGCGGCGTGGGGCTCGACACCCTGCGTTCCGCGCTGCTCGGCTGA
- the uvrB gene encoding excinuclease ABC subunit UvrB, translated as MQATRSVRPFEVISEYTPSGDQPAAIAELAARINAGETDVVLLGATGTGKSATTAWLIEQVQRPTLVLAHNKTLAAQLANEFRELLPNNAVEYFVSYYDYYQPEAYVPQTDTFIEKDSSINAEVERLRHSTTNSLLSRRDVVVVSSVSCIYGLGTPEEYLGAMMPLQVGQQVDRDWLIRKFVSMQYQRNDVDFSRGNFRVRGDTIEIIPIYEELAIRIEMFGDEIEALYSLHPLTGQVVAKLDSVPVFPGSHYVASTEVMQRAIGTIRIELEERLAELEREGKLLEAQRLRMRTTFDLEMMEQIGFCSGIENYSRHIDGRQAGEAPHCLLDYFADDFLVVIDESHVTVPQIGAMYEGDSSRKRTLVEHGFRLPSALDNRPLKWDEFKARVGQTVYLSATPGRYEMGIADGVVQQIIRPTGLVDPQIVVKPSKGQIDDLLEEIRTRAGRDERVLVTTLTKKMAEELTDFLTEAGVRVRYLHSDVDTLRRVELLTELRAGVYDVLVGINLLREGLDLPEVSLVAILDADKEGFLRSSTSLIQTIGRAARNVSGEVHMYADVLTDSMKSAIDETTRRRDMQLEYNRVNGIDPQPLRKRIADITDVLAREEADTAALLAGRDAKKKTSVPNLRREGIAAAGANDLEDIIRDLNDQMLVAAGELKFELAARLRDEVSDLKRELRQMEKAGHLG; from the coding sequence ATGCAGGCCACACGTTCAGTTCGGCCGTTCGAGGTCATCAGCGAGTACACGCCGAGCGGCGATCAGCCGGCGGCGATCGCCGAACTCGCGGCGCGCATCAATGCCGGGGAGACCGACGTCGTGCTGCTGGGCGCGACCGGTACCGGCAAGTCCGCGACGACGGCATGGCTCATCGAGCAGGTGCAGCGGCCGACGCTCGTGCTGGCGCACAACAAGACGCTCGCGGCGCAGCTCGCGAACGAGTTCCGCGAGCTCCTGCCGAACAACGCCGTCGAGTACTTCGTCTCGTACTACGACTACTACCAGCCCGAGGCGTACGTTCCGCAGACCGACACCTTCATCGAGAAAGACAGCTCGATCAACGCCGAGGTCGAGCGCTTGCGCCACTCGACGACGAACTCCCTGCTGAGTCGCCGCGACGTCGTGGTCGTGTCGTCGGTCTCGTGCATCTACGGCCTCGGCACGCCCGAAGAGTACCTCGGCGCGATGATGCCGCTGCAGGTGGGCCAGCAGGTCGATCGCGACTGGCTCATCCGCAAGTTCGTCTCGATGCAGTACCAGCGCAACGACGTCGACTTCTCGCGTGGCAACTTCCGCGTGCGCGGCGACACGATCGAGATCATCCCGATCTACGAGGAGCTCGCGATCCGAATCGAAATGTTCGGCGACGAGATCGAGGCGCTCTACAGCCTGCATCCGCTGACCGGCCAGGTCGTCGCCAAGCTCGACTCGGTGCCCGTCTTCCCGGGCTCGCACTACGTCGCGAGCACCGAGGTGATGCAGCGTGCGATCGGCACCATCCGCATCGAACTCGAAGAGCGGCTGGCCGAGCTCGAGCGCGAGGGCAAACTGCTCGAGGCGCAGCGCCTGCGCATGCGCACCACGTTCGACCTCGAGATGATGGAGCAGATCGGCTTCTGCTCGGGCATCGAGAACTACTCGCGGCACATCGACGGCCGCCAGGCCGGTGAAGCACCGCACTGCCTCCTCGACTACTTCGCCGACGACTTCCTCGTCGTCATCGACGAGTCCCACGTCACGGTGCCGCAGATCGGTGCGATGTACGAGGGTGACTCCTCGCGCAAGCGCACGCTCGTCGAGCACGGGTTCCGCCTGCCGAGCGCGCTCGACAACCGCCCGCTCAAGTGGGACGAGTTCAAGGCGCGCGTCGGACAGACCGTGTACCTCTCCGCAACGCCCGGGCGCTACGAGATGGGCATCGCCGACGGCGTCGTGCAGCAGATCATCCGCCCCACGGGTCTCGTCGACCCGCAGATCGTGGTGAAGCCCTCGAAGGGCCAGATCGACGACCTGCTCGAAGAGATCCGCACCCGTGCCGGCCGCGACGAGCGCGTGCTCGTCACGACCCTCACGAAGAAGATGGCCGAAGAACTCACCGACTTCCTCACCGAGGCGGGCGTGCGGGTTCGGTATCTCCACTCCGACGTCGACACCCTGCGCCGCGTCGAGCTGCTCACCGAACTCCGGGCCGGCGTGTACGACGTGCTCGTGGGCATCAACCTCCTCCGCGAGGGCCTCGACCTGCCCGAGGTCTCGCTCGTGGCGATCCTCGACGCCGACAAGGAGGGCTTCCTCCGCTCGTCGACATCGCTCATCCAGACCATCGGCCGTGCCGCTCGAAACGTCTCGGGCGAGGTGCACATGTACGCCGACGTGCTCACCGACTCGATGAAGTCGGCGATCGACGAGACCACGCGTCGACGTGACATGCAGCTCGAGTACAACCGGGTGAACGGCATCGATCCGCAGCCGCTGCGCAAGCGCATCGCCGACATCACCGATGTGCTCGCGCGAGAAGAGGCTGATACGGCGGCGCTCCTCGCCGGTCGAGATGCGAAGAAGAAGACCTCGGTGCCGAACCTCCGGCGCGAGGGAATCGCGGCCGCGGGCGCCAATGATCTCGAAGACA